One part of the Vitis riparia cultivar Riparia Gloire de Montpellier isolate 1030 chromosome 8, EGFV_Vit.rip_1.0, whole genome shotgun sequence genome encodes these proteins:
- the LOC117919791 gene encoding NAC transcription factor 47-like, whose amino-acid sequence MDNPQSTLPPGFRFHPTDEELILHYLSKKVTSTPFPVSIIADVDIYKFDPWELPGKAVFGEKEWYFFSPRDRKYPNGLRPNRAAASGYWKATGTDKTIVAASSIGGGGHGHIGVKKALVFYQGRPPKGIKTNWIMHEYRLAQPPNPAINKPPLKLRDASMRLDNWVLCRIYKKSNAVPPATAAAIDDDREQEDSFMEESLKSHPNQSTIQPQKPSSFSNILDAVDSSTLGHLFSDIQYSDPTGFEPTPPAKYGSLGQSNDILPKLPYWKSVPSMENQLKRQRSSMDGDVPCPSKKLTSSCTFTTNPNQSDLPQSYFNQSLFNQALLLNPYFPFQG is encoded by the exons ATGGACAACCCGCAATCCACTCTCCCCCCAGGCTTTCGTTTCCACCCAACAGATGAGGAGCTCATTCTTCACTACCTGAGCAAGAAGGTGACGTCCACGCCCTTCCCAGTTTCCATCATAGCCGATGTCGATATCTACAAGTTTGATCCATGGGAGTTACCTG GTAAAGCTGTTTTTGGCGAGAAGGAGTGGTATTTTTTCAGTCCTAGAGATCGCAAGTACCCCAATGGACTAAGACCCAACAGAGCTGCTGCGTCAGGCTACTGGAAAGCAACCGGAACGGATAAAACCATTGTAGCAGCGTCGAGTATCGGAGGAGGAGGGCATGGGCATATTGGTGTGAAGAAGGCGCTTGTGTTTTACCAGGGAAGACCTCCCAAGGGAATCAAGACTAATTGGATCATGCATGAGTATCGCCTAGCTCAGCCCCCCAACCCCGCCATCAACAAACCCCCCCTCAAGCTCAGAGATGCATCCATGAGG TTGGATAATTGGGTTCTCTGCCGGATCTACAAGAAATCCAATGCGGTTCCTCCGGCAACAGCAGCCGCCATAGACGACGACCGAGAACAAGAAGATTCTTTTATGGAAGAGAGCTTGAAAAGCCACCCTAACCAGAGCACCATCCAGCCGCAGAAACCTTCTTCCTTCTCCAACATACTGGACGCCGTGGACTCTTCCACACTCGGTCATCTCTTCTCTGATATCCAATACTCTGATCCCACTGGTTTCGAACCCACCCCACCGGCCAAGTATGGGAGTCTGGGCCAATCCAACGACATCCTCCCAAAGCTTCCTTACTGGAAGTCGGTTCCAAGCATGGAAAACCAGCTGAAGCGCCAACGTTCGAGCATGGATGGGGATGTGCCATGCCCATCAAAGAAACTTACAAGTTCTTGCACTTTCACCACCAACCCTAATCAGTCAGACCTCCCGCAGAGCTACTTCAATCAATCATTATTCAATCAGGCATTACTTTTGAATCCTTATTTCCCATTTCAAGGATGA
- the LOC117920549 gene encoding aquaporin SIP1-2-like, translated as MGVIKAAIGDGVLTFMWVFCVSTVGIFTSLISSALGVQALPLAAIFITTVLIFVLVFVFSAIGDVLGGASFNPTATAALYAAGVTPDSLISMAFRFPAQAAGAVGGALAIMEVMPTQYKHMLGGPSLKVDLHTGAIAEGILTFTISFLVLLVVLKGPKSPVLKTWLLAMATVTLVVSGSAYTGPSMNPANAFGWAYINNWHNTWDQLYVYWICPFIGAILAAWVFRFLFPAPTKQKKA; from the exons ATGGGTGTAATAAAGGCGGCGATTGGTGATGGGGTGTTGACTTTCATGTGGGTGTTCTGCGTTTCGACGGTGGGGATATTCACCTCTCTCATATCGTCGGCCTTGGGGGTTCAGGCGCTGCCGTTGGCTGCGATTTTCATCACCACTGTCCTTATCTTTGTTCTTGTGTTCGTGTTCAGCGCGATAGGGGATGTCTTGGGTGGGGCCAGCTTCAATCCCACTGCAACTGCTGCGCTCTATGCCGCCGGTGTCACACCCGACAGCCTCATCTCCATGGCTTTCCGTTTTCCTGCTCAG GCAGCTGGTGCTGTGGGTGGTGCCCTGGCAATCATGGAGGTGATGCCAACACAGTACAAACACATGCTTGGGGGGCCTTCTTTGAAAGTGGACTTGCATACTGGAGCCATTGCTGAGGGGATTTTGACCTTTACAATTAGCTTTCTCGTGCTTTTGGTTGTCCTCAAAGGTCCAAAGAGTCCAGTATTGAAGACATGGTTGCTTGCCATGGCGACTGTAACTCTGGTCGTCTCAGGCTCTGCTTACACTGGGCCTTCCATGAATCCCGCCAAT GCATTTGGATGGGCATATATAAACAATTGGCATAACACATGGGACCAGTTGTACGTTTATTGGATCTGCCCCTTCATAGGGGCAATATTGGCTGCATGGGTCTTCCGATTCCTATTTCCAGCACCAACAAAGCAGAAGAAAGCCTGA
- the LOC117919915 gene encoding polygalacturonase inhibitor → METSKLFLLSSSLLLLLLATRPCPSFSERCNPKDKKVLLQIKKALDNPYILASWNPNTDCCEWYCVECDLTTHRINSLTIFSGKLSGQIPDAVGDLPFLETLIFRKLSNLTGQIPPAIAKLKHLKMVRLSWTNLSGPVPAFFSELKNLTYLDLSFNNLSGPIPGSLSLLPNLGALHLDRNHLTGPIPDSFGKFAGSTPGLYLSHNQLSGKIPYSFRGFDPTVMDLSRNKLEGDLSIFFNAKKSTQVVDFSRNLFQFDLSRVEFPKSLTSLDLSHNKIAGSLPEMMTSLDLQFLNVSYNRLCGKIPVGGKLQSFDYDSYFHNRCLCGAPLQSCK, encoded by the coding sequence ATGGAGACTTCAAAACTTTTTCTACTCTCCTCCTCTCTCCTCCTACTCTTACTCGCCACTCGTCCATGCCCTTCTTTCTCTGAACGTTGCAacccaaaagacaaaaaagttCTCCTTCAAATCAAAAAAGCCCTAGACAATCCCTACATTCTAGCTTCGTGGAATCCCAACACCGATTGCTGCGAATGGTACTGCGTCGAATGTGACCTCACCACCCACCGCATCAACTCGCTCACCATCTTCTCCGGCAAGCTATCCGGCCAGATTCCCGACGCTGTTGGTGATCTTCCGTTCCTCGAGACCCTCATCTTCCGCAAGCTCTCTAACCTCACCGGTCAGATCCCGCCGGCGATTGCCAAACTCAAGCACCTAAAAATGGTTCGCCTTAGCTGGACCAACCTCTCCGGTCCCGTGCCGGCGTTCTTCAGCGAGCTTAAGAACCTCACGTACCTCGACCTCTCCTTCAATAACCTATCTGGACCCATTCCCGGCAGCCTCTCTCTCCTCCCCAACCTCGGCGCACTCCATCTCGACCGGAACCACCTCACCGGCCCAATCCCTGACTCCTTCGGAAAATTCGCCGGCTCTACCCCAGGTCTATACCTCTCACACAACCAACTTTCCGGGAAAATCCCATATTCTTTCAGAGGATTCGACCCCACTGTCATGGACTTATCGCGTAACAAGCTTGAGGGTGACCTGTCAATATTCTTCAATGCCAAAAAGTCAACACAGGTCGTTGACTTCTCACGGAACTTGTTCCAGTTTGATCTTTCGAGAGTGGAATTCCCGAAGAGTTTGACGTCGTTGGACCTTTCGCATAACAAGATCGCCGGGAGCCTGCCGGAGATGATGACTTCTCTGGATTTACAGTTCCTGAACGTGAGTTACAATCGTTTGTGTGGTAAGATTCCGGTGGGTGGGAAGTTGCAGAGCTTCGATTACGACTCCTACTTTCACAATCGGTGCTTGTGTGGTGCTCCACTCCAGAGCTGCAAGTGA